The Impatiens glandulifera chromosome 3, dImpGla2.1, whole genome shotgun sequence genome contains a region encoding:
- the LOC124932035 gene encoding disease resistance protein RPM1-like: MQDRRTQQKMAMIAVEVALEKLITFLSNEAQSLSNVRQRVNGLKNDLERMRSFLQDAESRGEKNQGLKTWIKQVRDVSYETEDVLEEFLLLLIPPHNQEDQNAFLHVLSSSLFHLRRLKTRYLLSSRIETIKDKIKGILECNIVFSLKSNHELDDLRLDALFIDDTSVVGIDDSKTQLISLLKGGHQDLSILSVVGMGGVGKTTLVRKVYQSRTVKEYFDCQAWITVSKSFTVLELLQSSLKSFMNENKEQVNEGIFRMNEIELIDNLKNYLVQKRYIIVFDDIWSVDAWEKVRFAFPCCLCGSRIVFTTRVGDIASSTETINHVFNLGPLGDQEAWTLFCRKVFRGGEYNGVCPEEMYEISWSLMKKCGGLPLAIVALGGLLARKEKHVLEWQKIFVSLFAETESNSGLESLERILLLSYNDLPYHLKFCILYTSMFPEDYLIKRMKLIRLWVSEGFVKDKPGYTREEVAEHYLNELVNRSMIQIVRKDSFNRVNTCQIHDVMREVVQRKSRDESFAIVMNDRTLSPIEKVHRVAIYENFDHLETFKGNLEMLFTGRLRSILLFDTFRFNANLLNGCRSLRVLELENAPLYKFPRELTQMIHLKYLSLRRTGITKIPYSIRKLRSLEILDLKFCHITSLSKGILKLKNLCQLRCYKYHFYDPTPFFATSTGVQVPLGIGNLTKLEKLCSVEMNQEENDNNVLVEMGNLTNLKRLGILKLTGQNGAYVSSSLDKLNHLTSLLLSTTSNTEPLSLTPLSNPPMLLQRLFLKGYLKSLPSWIICLRYLGKLVLQYSKLKEDPLRALQGLPNLVVLDLRDAYLGEELSCDIGGYPKLKVLCLRRLHGLGSVVLPEGAMSRLQELQIVECRNLEIVPTGIEHCRDLEYMLLSGMPTIFIQNIERGQGPDFWKVEHIGVIQVFPY; this comes from the coding sequence ATGCAAGATCGGAGAACCCAACAAAAAATGGCGATGATAGCAGTCGAAGTGGCGTTGGAAAAGTTGATTACCTTTCTGTCAAATGAAGCTCAATCACTATCCAATGTTCGCCAAAGAGTGAATGGTTTAAAGAATGATTTAGAAAGAATGCGATCTTTTCTGCAGGATGCCGAATCAAGAGGTGAAAAGAACCAGGGATTGAAGACATGGATAAAGCAAGTCAGAGATGTGTCTTATGAGACTGAAGACGTTTTAGAAGAGTTCTTGCTTCTTTTGATCCCACCTCATAACCAGGAAGACCAGAATGCTTTTCTCCACGTCCTAAGCTCAAGCCTCTTTCATCTTCGGCGACTGAAAACAAGGTATCTCTTATCTAGTAGGATAGAAACTATAAAGGATAAGATCAAAGGAATCTTAGAATGTAATATCGTGTTTTCTCTCAAGAGTAATCATGAATTGGATGACTTAAGACTGGATGCTCTATTCATAGATGATACTTCTGTTGTGGGTATCGATGATTCGAAAACCCAATTGATTTCATTGCTTAAGGGTGGTCATCAGGATCTAAGTATCCTCTCTGTGGTGGGAATGGGTGGCGTAGGAAAGACAACTTTAGTGAGGAAAGTATACCAGAGTCGAACAGTTAAGGAGTACTTTGATTGCCAAGCTTGGATTACTGTTTCCAAATCATTTACTGTCCTGGAGCTTCTTCAATCTTCCTTAAAGAGCttcatgaatgaaaataaagaacaagTAAATGAAGGGATATTCAGAATGAATGAGATTGAATTGATCGATAATTTGAAGAATTATCTGGTGCAAAAGAGGTACATTATCGTGTTTGATGATATTTGGAGTGTAGATGCTTGGGAGAAGGTTAGATTTGCATTTCCTTGTTGTTTGTGCGGGAGTAGGATAGTCTTTACTACACGTGTTGGAGATATAGCCTCGTCAACTGAAACCATTAATCATGTGTTCAATCTCGGACCTTTGGGTGATCAAGAGGCTTGGACACTTTTCTGCAGGAAAGTATTTCGAGGAGGCGAATACAATGGTGTTTGTCCCGAAGAAATGTATGAGATCTCGTGGAGTTTGATGAAGAAGTGCGGAGGACTTCCACTTGCAATTGTGGCATTAGGGGGTTTGCTGGCTAGAAAGGAGAAGCATGTTCTTGAATGGCAGAAAATCTTTGTAAGCTTATTTGCTGAAACGGAAAGTAATTCTGGACTTGAGAGTCTAGAACGAATACTATTACTCAGTTACAATGACTTGCCCTATCACCTCAAATTTTGCATCTTGTATACAAGCATGTTTCCCGAGGATTATCTCATCAAGAGAATGAAACTAATTCGCTTATGGGTGTCAGAAGGATTTGTGAAAGATAAACCAGGTTATACTCGTGAAGAGGTTGCAGAACACTACTTAAATGAACTGGTTAACAGGAGTATGATTCAAATAGTTAGGAAAGACAGTTTCAACCGGGTTAACACTTGTCAAATCCATGATGTTATGCGAGAGGTTGTTCAAAGGAAATCCAGAGATGAGTCATTTGCCATTGTCATGAACGATAGAACACTGTCACCAATTGAGAAAGTTCATCGAGTAGCAATCTATGAGAATTTTGATCACCTAGAGACATTCAAAGGAAATTTAGAGATGTTATTCACAGGCCGCCTTCGATCTATACTTCTTTTTGATACTTTCAGATTTAATGCTAATTTGTTAAATGGTTGTAGATCATTAAGGGTGTTGGAGCTTGAAAATGCACCACTTTACAAATTCCCTCGAGAGTTGACTCAAATGATTCACTTGAAATACTTGAGCTTGAGACGCACGGGGATAACAAAGATTCCATATTCCATAAGAAAGCTTAGGAGTCTTGAGATACTTGATCTCAAATTTTGTCACATAACATCTTTGTCGAAGGGGATCCTAAAATTGAAGAATTTGTGTCAACTTCGATGCTACAAGTATCATTTTTACGATCCAACGCCATTCTTTGCCACATCAACTGGAGTGCAAGTCCCATTAGGGATAGGAAATTTGACCAAGTTGGAGAAATTGTGTTCAGTTGAAATGAATCAGGAGGAGAATGACAACAATGTGTTAGTAGAAATGGGAAACTTGACAAATTTAAAGAGGCTGGGTATTCTGAAACTAACTGGGCAAAACGGTGCTTATGTATCTTCCTCGTTAGACAAATTGAATCATTTGACTTCCTTACTTCTTTCAACTACCAGCAATACAGAACCTCTTTCCCTAACACCTCTTTCAAATCCTCCAATGCTTCTGCAACGCCTTTTCCTAAAAGGCTATTTGAAAAGTTTGCCTAGTTGGATCATTTGCCTTCGTTACCTTGGGAAATTAGTTCTTCAGTACTCAAAACTCAAGGAAGATCCACTGAGAGCGCTTCAGGGATTACCAAACTTGGTAGTGCTTGACCTTCGAGATGCTTATTTGGGAGAGGAATTAAGTTGTGACATTGGAGGGTACCCAAAGCTTAAGGTGCTCTGCCTTAGACGGCTACATGGTTTGGGAAGCGTGGTGTTGCCAGAAGGAGCTATGTCTAGGCTTCAAGAGCTACAAATTGTAGAATGTAGAAATCTTGAAATTGTACCAACAGGGATAGAACATTGCAGAGATTTGGAATATATGTTACTGTCAGGCATGCCTACGATATTCATCCAAAATATAGAAAGAGGGCAAGGTCCAGATTTTTGGAAAGTTGAGCATATTGGAGTAATTCAAGTGTTTccttattaa